One Danio rerio strain Tuebingen ecotype United States chromosome 13, GRCz12tu, whole genome shotgun sequence DNA window includes the following coding sequences:
- the si:ch211-117n7.6 gene encoding lysophosphatidylserine lipase ABHD12: MKRRVDKSEGGEPATGLQKSSLTLKDVHASSHWSWAKIGLISFLVLCATIPTLQHVLSDFVDLSHPLDVGLNHTINVYLKPEEGVRVGVWHTVPEHRWKEAQGKNAEWYEKALGDGSPIFIYLHGNGGNRSALHRIGVANVLSALGYHVLVMDYRGFGDSTGEPTEPGLTTDALYLYNWIKKRSGNSLVCVWGHSIGSGVTTNVAVKLLEEGKKFDGIILEGAMLSGRAAAKQYGHPFSWFYWKFPYIQFFLFNPLKNNKIVFPLDENLEKIRTPILILHSKDDHVSPFSVAQEIYRIAKKAQNSDERVKLVLFDGKHGYLHNGLYRDHRLPNMLREFVQSLTA; encoded by the exons ATGAAGCGAAGAGTCGATAAATCCGAAGGTGGTGAACCTGCTACAGGACTGCAAAAGTCTAGTCTGACACTTAAGGATGTGCATGCAAG CTCTCACTGGTCATGGGCTAAAATAGGACTTATTTCTTTCCTCGTCCTCTGTGCAACAATTCCAACTCTTCAACATGTCCTCTCTG attttgttgACCTCAGCCATCCTTTAGATGTGGGTCTCAATCACACTATTAATGTCTATCTCAAACCTGAGGAGGGTGTGAGAGTGGGCGTGTG GCATACAGTACCTGAACATAGGTGGAAGGAGGCGCAGGGTAAGAATGCAGAGTGGTATGAGAAGGCTCTAGGGGATGGATCACCAATTTTCATCTACCTACATGGCAATGGGGGCAATAG ATCTGCACTTCATCGTATTGGAGTTGCAAAT GTCTTAAGTGCTCTTGGATATCATGTCTTGGTGATGGACTACAGAG gttttggagactcGACTGGTGAACCTACAGAGCCCGGACTGACTACTGATGCTCTATACCTGTATAACTGGATTAAGAAGCGCAGTGGAAACAGcctggtgtgtgtgtggggtcaCTCGATTGGTAGTGG TGTAACAACTAACGTTGCAGTTAAATTACTGGAGGAag GAAAAAAGTTTGACGGAATAATACTCGAGGGTGCAATGCTAAGTGGGCGAGCGGCAGCCAAACAATATGGACATCCTTTTTCCTGG tttTATTGGAAGTTCCCATATATTCAGTTCTTCCTCTTCAATCCactgaaaaacaacaaaatagtCTTTCCATTGGATGAAAA TTTGGAAAAAATCAGAACTCCGATTTTAATTCTCCATTCCAAAGACGACCATGTGTCACCCTTCAGTGTGGCTCAGGAG ATTTACAGAATTGCAAAAAAGGCTCAGAACTCAGATGAACGAGTCAAGCTGGTGCTATTTGATGGAAAACATGGATATCTTCATAATGGGCTTTATAGAGATCATCGTTTGCCAAATATGTTAAG GGAGTTTGTGCAGTCACTGACGGCATGA